The following are encoded in a window of Castanea sativa cultivar Marrone di Chiusa Pesio chromosome 5, ASM4071231v1 genomic DNA:
- the LOC142633621 gene encoding UDP-glycosyltransferase 90A1-like, with product MAPALSPVHHVVIFPHMAHGHTIPLLDISKALSNRGLKVTIITTPSNAPFISSRTNKHPNITLSIIRFPKVPDLPQGCENTADLPSIALFTTFIEPTKKMKQSFEDVLRNMIDGGCPSICVISDFFLGWTLESGHLFDIPRIVSDGMGVFAMVICKSPSLHVPSVKDLSLLDPIDFSVLKFPFTLNKGDIPEILLNGDHVRLMMELAEADVNSWGVSVNSFEEIEGEYVGALESNYFNEAKTYCVGPLLYYDQLDQELDASYIKWLDKYVESNESGSVIYVSFGTQTHLSNDQMDEIAFGLEMAGHPFIWVVRSKTWAPPDGWTKRVKEGLVVYDWVEQRSILAHPSIGGFLSHCGWNSVLESLANGVPLLTWPMLDISEQALNAKLVTMGLGAGLVIPQRDVGGEKITAIDRDVICERVKELMGGAKGRKVKERALELRQLAWHSVEKGGSRKQLDELIERLTNKNM from the coding sequence ATGGCCCCTGCTCTATCACCAGTACACCATGTAGTGATTTTTCCTCACATGGCTCATGGCCACACCATCCCCTTACTCGACATATCAAAAGCCCTCTCAAACCGTGGCCTAAAAGTCACAATCATCACCACCCCATCAAATGCTCCATTCATCTCTTCTAGAACCAACAAGCATCCAAATATCACTTTGTCAATAATCCGATTTCCAAAAGTTCCAGACTTGCCACAAGGCTGTGAGAATACAGCTGACCTTCCTTCAATAGCTTTATTTACTACCTTTAtagaacccacaaaaaaaatgaaacaatctTTTGAGGATGTTCTTAGAAACATGATTGATGGTGGGTGTCCTTCAATTTGTGTTATCTCTGACTTTTTCCTCGGTTGGACACTTGAGTCAGGTCATTTATTTGATATTCCACGTATTGTCTCTGATGGAATGGGCGTGTTTGCTATGGTTATCTGCAAATCTCCTTCTTTGCATGTCCCTAGTGTTAAGGATTTGTCACTTTTGGATCCTATAGATTTTTCTGTGCTGAAATTTCCATTCACTTTGAACAAAGGTGACATCCCTGAGATACTTTTAAATGGTGATCATGTGCGTCTTATGATGGAGCTCGCAGAAGCAGATGTGAATAGTTGGGGTGTAAGTGTTAACAGCTTTGAAGAGATTGAAGGAGAATATGTTGGAGCACTTGAATCCAACTATTTCAATGAAGCCAAAACTTATTGTGTGGGACCACTTCTCTACTATGATCAACTTGATCAAGAATTGGATGCTTCATACATCAAGTGGCTAGATAAGTATGTTGAATCTAATGAATCAGGCAGTGTGATTTATGTTTCATTTGGTACACAAACGCATTTGTCAAATGATCAGATGGATGAGATTGCTTTTGGGTTGGAGATGGCAGGCCATCCTTTCATTTGGGTTGTGAGATCAAAGACTTGGGCTCCACCAGATGGATGGACTAAGCGAGTGAAAGAAGGGTTGGTTGTATATGATTGGGTGGAGCAACGAAGCATACTAGCACACCCTTCAATAGGTGGGTTTTTGAGTCATTGTGGTTGGAACTCAGTGTTGGAGAGCTTGGCAAATGGGGTTCCACTTTTGACTTGGCCTATGCTTGATATTAGTGAGCAAGCCTTGAATGCTAAACTTGTAACAATGGGATTGGGTGCTGGGTTAGTGATCCCACAAAGAGATGTTGGAGGTGAGAAAATCACGGCCATTGATAGGGATGTGATTTGTGAGAGGGTGAAGGAGTTGATGGGAGGTGCAAAGGGGAGGAAGGTTAAGGAGAGGGCACTAGAATTGAGGCAACTGGCATGGCATTCTGTGGAGAAAGGTGGTTCCCGTAAGCAATTGGACGAGCTGATTGAGCGGCTCACCAATAAAAATATGTGA